GTTAAGAGAAATGAATCATAACCTCaccttttattacaattattaagGATTTTAGTTGTATTAAGTGGCGCCATCTATTTAATAGATGctcaattataaaaattatttatgtaaaaacacattaaaaattatttatattttttattacataacattaataaatgaGTTTTTCCCGTTTTCGTatcttctttttgtttatatgaatttatttgtattttaaattcataacTTACATTTTAACCAAACCAACTTCACACATGTATAAGCTGTCAAACAtggttttcaatttaaaatggtatggtaattaaaaacgtttatCCAAGTTTTACAAACATAGAAGGTGCTTTATTAAGTCAAAACAAGATAAACATTGGTAAGTTTTTCccgttttcatattttttctttgtctATATAAATTTGGTAATATTTTAAGGTTGTAGGTCTGGTGTTCGAAATTTAGTCGCAGTTTCTCTTAATTCTGTTTCTTATTATTTAGCTTCTTTGAAAAATCTATGTTCTTTGGATTCTTTTGAAGATTTGTACAGCTATACTATAGTATGATCCTTCCTCATATTCCATACAACCGCTACAGTATCTATCCTCTCTCCATTTTGATCTAACATATTTTCACGTTTATCAATAAGCTTATTATATTTACAAGATTGTTTGAACTAATTAATTCCTTATTTAAACAAGTGAAATTTGTTGAACAGTCCCACAACCTTATATTATGTATTGAATTCAGAATTGGTcataaattgaggttatatttAAACCATTTTAAGGTTAGAACGTTCATTTTGAACAAGCGCCAACTTCAAGTGTAAGCTGTCAAACGTGATTTTCATTTGAAACGATTCTGTAAGTgtttatttttccaaaattttcgAACCTCAAAACGTGATTTATCACAAATTTACCCATACTTGTTGATAACCAAAAAATGTGATGTTTCTTAACTTTGCTCATGAATGTTAACAACCAACTTCAGGTGTAAGCTGTCAAAAATGACTTGtcaaaaattaggttaaatttttgcaggaaataaaaaaatcaatccttatttaagatatttatattaatcttaaattaatccacattatttatcttaaaattactttatatccgtcctaaattaaaaaattgtttatataaaaCGTTACTTACACCAcaaatcatattaaaattaaaactagtcctcgtttaaaattaaactaaaattgcaCACAGTTTTCTTATCAATTAATTctccattatttattttacttatttattaatgttattgtttctaaaacttttagtcttatttacaaagttaaactaaaaaaaaagttatttaaataaaaatctttgatTACATCGAAAAGATGAGCAAAGTGTACTTATAAAGGTGTttcgtttaataattaataaaatatgaaacacctgcataaaaatataaaaaattattttaaaagaataaaattaaaatgaacacaagtgtcaaaattgaataaaaacttaattctCTGCACTGACTGGTTCCCTTGCGTGATGAATTCGAACGTGTTTGTTATGATTCGATTTAGTCGTTGAACCTTTCCCACAAATATGGCAAATATATGGCCGAACCCCCGAATGAACCTTAATGtgatcttttaaataataagaacGATGAAACGTTTTCCCACAAATATTACAGGAATGCGTTTTATCCTTCTCATGTTCCCTAACATGTCTTTGACagttatattttctaataaactgAGCCCCACAATAATTACAAGTATACGGTTTAACACTTTTATGCGAATTCATATGGGCCGTATAATCCGATTGTCTTATAAAAGCTCCTTTACACAACTCACATTTAAACGGCTTCGACATTCTCGACGCATGAGTCCATTtgtgtaattttaaattccatttcgtcgaaaaagttttattacaaattaaacaagtgAATGGTTTTTGACCGCTATGACTTCGTATATGAACGTCTAAATTATTCCGAAGATAAACGTTTTTACAAATTGGACATTCCACGTTTTCCGAATTACGATCTTCGCGCGGTAAATAACATTTGTTATGGGCGCGTCGAATATGTCTAGTTAAACTAGCCATGTGTATAAACTTTTCAGAACAAAAACTACAAGCTTTCGGTTTAGTATCGTGAATTTCTTTGTGCCAagctaattttcttttcgaatgAAAAACCTCCCCGCACGCGCAAACgtaatcttttaatttccttttaacGTTAAAATGATGTCGGTTACGATGTTGCACCAAGTTCGAATGCCTCCGAAACGTTTCATCGCATAATTTGCATTTAATGGGGGTTTCCCCGGTGTGGATATTTTTGTGTTCGTcgtgtttttgttttgttaaaaatgatttttcgcAAATGTTACATTTAAATGGTTTAATACCGAGATGTCGTTTCATGTGTAATTGCATGTTTTGTTTtcggaaaaaatattttccgcATAATCGACATTCTAAAGGGTGGATTTTTAAATGTTCCGTGTATTTCGCATCCGTTGGAAATGTGGCTTCGCAAGTTTTGCATTTATTCCTAACCTCAACTGTTAATTGATGCTCCTCCAATTGGTGTTGTTTTAATGAATTTGAATCGGGAAGAACTCGATCGCACAACGtacaaattaaaggatttattAGAACCTCTTTTTTCTCGTTATCTTTAGCTTCCGATTCGATGTTATCTATTTCGGGTTCGATTTTAAATCGGTTAAAAACGTTATCGAAATTGTTTTCGTCGGTTTTTTTTgatcgttttttaatttttttgtgctTTTCGCTTTGGtgtttctttctttctttcggaCAATTAAATGTTTCGTTACAATTCGGGCATTTATAACTTATCGGGGGTTCCCGGAAACCTGAAACTGTTGGGGTGTCGTCGAAAACTTCATTTACCTCATTAACCTCGTTATTTTCCGAGGTGATTTCTGAATTTAAACCGATTAGATCATAAGAAACTGATAGG
This region of Onthophagus taurus isolate NC chromosome 3, IU_Otau_3.0, whole genome shotgun sequence genomic DNA includes:
- the LOC111416471 gene encoding zinc finger protein 528-like, which gives rise to MEQQNVVCPVCTLFLRPGINLKQHLSTHPKQKVIEALINLAGIENNHENKPSASSETSNTTVPSGSNTQNGWFPSSSPSNAVYTNFGNLSGGNHSFIYQQFMSSTTPQVPLTQQIVTVPTLLNSQMMCPPYVYQQQQVIMSGPSSVMLPKHLPIECGEKTITEEVSDIEELVEDEGLINTEEEEVKKLESEENGDGEELKIEETNVTIGLKITEMEELDKSCQTQSFENQQIENIEEEEVNYAILTNYESNLGAETETIRQENVDMDGMTLFINDFNAPVTVARVEEFDISNDHRPRVLMNIGNTIETFTVNRDESLSRESANIRADEHMPPRGELSGQESNDTSENWVQPPPRYDNLSVSYDLIGLNSEITSENNEVNEVNEVFDDTPTVSGFREPPISYKCPNCNETFNCPKERKKHQSEKHKKIKKRSKKTDENNFDNVFNRFKIEPEIDNIESEAKDNEKKEVLINPLICTLCDRVLPDSNSLKQHQLEEHQLTVEVRNKCKTCEATFPTDAKYTEHLKIHPLECRLCGKYFFRKQNMQLHMKRHLGIKPFKCNICEKSFLTKQKHDEHKNIHTGETPIKCKLCDETFRRHSNLVQHRNRHHFNVKRKLKDYVCACGEVFHSKRKLAWHKEIHDTKPKACSFCSEKFIHMASLTRHIRRAHNKCYLPREDRNSENVECPICKNVYLRNNLDVHIRSHSGQKPFTCLICNKTFSTKWNLKLHKWTHASRMSKPFKCELCKGAFIRQSDYTAHMNSHKSVKPYTCNYCGAQFIRKYNCQRHVREHEKDKTHSCNICGKTFHRSYYLKDHIKVHSGVRPYICHICGKGSTTKSNHNKHVRIHHAREPVSAEN